The DNA window CCAAGAGGTACTGGAGGTGCTCGAAGCGGCCGGGGTCACCGCGTGGTCCGGCTGGCGCTATCTGTCCACTATGGACGCCAAGGGTCGGGAACGGGTGCTGGCGGAGCTGCCGCACCTCGTCGGCGGCGTGCTCGTCAACGACGTCAAGCAGATCCCGCGCGCGAAGAAGGCGCTCGCCGAGGCGAAGCTCCTGCCGAGCGTCGTGCTCCCGATCGCGACGACGGAAGCGGCCCGCGACACCGGGAACGGTGCGGCGGCGGGGGTCGAGTTCCTCGTCCAGCCGAATCCCGCGATGTACGACGAGGACGCGGCCGACGCCGAGCGCGAGGCGATCGCCGCCCGCAGCGGCCGCCGCCAGAAGCGGCTCGAAGCGCTTTCGACCGCGGTCGGTGATGACGCAGCACTCGAATGGAAGCTCAGCGCGTGGCGTGAGGACTACCCGCCGGGCGCGTTGGCGGTGCTGGCGCAGACCGCCGAGGACGCGGCCACCGAACTCGCCGATGCCGAAAAGGAAGCCGAGTCCGCGGAAAAGGCACTGGCCGAACTGGCTGATCGCCGTACCCGGTTGCGCGAGACCGTGCCCGCGTTGCGCTCCGCGGTGCGCGAAGGGGAGCAGCGCTCGCGCGCGCTGACCGAGCTCGCGGCCAGGGTCGCGAAGATTCCCGAGTGGACGGACGCGGCGAGCAGGGCCGACGAGATCGCGGGGCAGGCCGAAGCCGAGGCGGCGTCCGCGACGGCGCGCGCCGCGCGGCTGCGCGAGGAAGTGGCGGAGGAGCAGCGGACCGCGGACGGGCACCGTCGCACGGTCAGCAGTGCGCGTGCCGAACTCGCCGAGGTCCCCGGCGGTGGCTCGGTGTCCGAAGAGGACCCGGTGCCGACCGAGCCGGTCGACGCGCTGCGCCGCCGGTTCGCCTCCGCGAGCGACGCCTACGCGAAGGTGGAGGTCGGCAGCGATCTGCGCGCCGAACTCGACCAGGCGGAAAGCGCCGAGTCGACCGCGCGCGCCGCGCTGGAGTCGCTCGATCCGCGTGTCCGCAAGCTCGCGGGGGAGTTGCTCGAAACCCCGGACGGCTCCGACGCCGCCACGCGTGCCGCCGCGCTGGCGCGCGCGGGCCGAGCAGTGTCCTCTTTGGAACGCGAGCAGGGCGAGGTGATCGGCCTCGTCGCCACGCGCAAGGCCGAACTGGACCAGTTGCCGAAGCAACCCGCTTCGCTCGAGCACTACGGCCGCCCGCGCGACATCGAGCACGGGCGCGAACTGATCGAGGCCGCGGCGGAGGAGGCCAGCACCGCGGCGCGGGCGTGGGAGCAGGCGCAGGCGAAACGCGGCGAGGCCGAGCACGCGCTCGATTACGCCACCACGTCCGCGTCCGGGTTCCGCGTGCTCGCCGAATCCATGGCCCATCTCGTGGACGACACCGCCGAGGACGAGGAGCAGAACCCGTTCGACGGTGACGTCGATTCGGCGCAGTCCCGGCACAGCAGGCTTGCCTCGGCGCTTACCGAGGCGGACGCCGCGGTCGACAAGGCCGAGAAGCGGGTGCGCGGCGCCGCTGACGCGCTCGCCCAGTACGCCACCGAAAAGCGGTTCGAAAAGCTCAGCAGTCCGGTGCGCCAGCAGATCATCTCGGTGCGCCGCGACAGCCTTCCCGGCAACGCCGCCGAGTGGACGACCGCGCTGCGGCCGAGGCTGCGCACCCTCACCGACGATCTCGCGCAGATCGACCGGCACCGGTCCGGGATCGTGGCGAGGCTGCAGGGCATGGTCGACGGCGCGCTGCGCCTGCTCCGCTCGGCGCAGCGGCTTTCCCGGCTCCCAGAAGGGCTCGGCGACTGGTCGGGGCAGGAGTTCCTGCGGATCCGGTTCGCCGATCCGGAGGAGAACGTGCTCGCCGAAAGCCTCGGCCAGGTGGTCGACGAAGCCGCGATCGGCAAGACCAGCGACGGCCGCGACGTCAAGCGCGACGGCATGTCGCTCGTCCTGCGCGGGGTGCACGCCGCCGTGCCCAAGGGGTTCCGGGTCGACATGCTCAAACCGGACTCGGTGCTGCGGACCGAACGCCAGCGGGTCTCGGAGATCAGGGACGTGTTCTCCGGCGGGCAGCAGCTCACCGCGGCGATCATCCTGTACTGCACGCTCGCCGCGTTGCGCGCGAACAACCGCGGCCGGATGCGCAACCGGCACTCCGGCGTGCTGTTCCTGGACAACCCGATCGGCCGCGCCTCCGCCGGGTACCTGCTGGAACTGCAGCGGGTCGTCGCCTCGGCGCTGGGCGTCCAGCTGATCTACACCACGGGCCTGTTCGACGCGGGCGCGCTGAGCGAGTTCCCGCTCATCGTCCGCCTGCGCAACGACGCCGACCTGCGGGCGGGCCGGAAGTACCTGTCCGTGGACGCGACGATCCGCAACCAGCTCGACGAGCTGACCGAGGCCGACGGCACGGCGCGGATCTCGGCGACCAGGCTGTTCGTCAAGCCGGGGAGCTGACCGCGTCCTGGTAGGCGGCCAGCGCGGCCGCGTCGTCGATGCTGCCGTGGTGGTGGAACTGCGCCCACCTTCCGTTCTCGTAGCGGAAGTAGCGACTGGTGCGGATCGCCAGCGGCACCGGCGCGCCACCGTCCACTGTGTACTCGCCGGTCTCGCGGCCGGCGAAGATCGCGTGGTGTTCGTCGTGGTAGGCGACGACGTCGGAGAACGTCACGGTCACTTTCGCGTGGCCGTGGAACACTTTGTCGTAGAGCTCGGTGATGGCCTGCCCGCCGCGCAGGATGCCGCCGAGCGGGTTGTTGAGCTGGGCGAGCGGATCGTCCGTCCACACGCGTCCGAAAGCGGCGAGATCGCGGTGGTTGAAGGCGAAGTAGAACGATTCGAGCGCCGCGAGCGCGCCACCGAACCCGGGCTCGGTGGCTTCGTGGAGGCGGTTCTCGGCGGCGGGGCCGAAGACGATGTCGAGTTTGCTGGGCATGGGCGCTCCGCGGGTAGAGTGTTCGATGGAGGTCGACCAGATGAGTGTACGACGAGAATCGAACACTGGGCAATCGAACACCGCGCGATCCGCGCGTGCGCGCGGTCTCACGCACACCGACCCGGCCGAGGTGTCCCTACAGGACGCGCTGACCGCGGTCGCGGATCCGGTGCGCAGGACGATCCTGCGCGCGCTCGACGGCCAGCCGGACTGGTCCAAGGCGTGCGGCACCTTCGACCTCCCGGTCACCAAGGCGACCAGGAGCCACCACTTCGCGGTGCTGCGCGCGGCCGGTCTCGTCGAACAGCGAGACGAGGGCCCGAGGCGACTCAACCGCTTGCGCCGCAAGGAGTTCGACGTCGCGTTCCCGGGATTGCTCGCCCTCGCCCTGCGCGAGGAAAGGTGACCGCCAGATCGTTGCCCCGAAGGTGGCTTTCGGGGCGGTAGATGCCCTGAAGGTCACTTTCGGGGCGCTGAGCGGGGTCCCGTAGCCCGGTGCGGCTGCGCGTCGCGCTTGCCCACGGTGAGCGCCCTGCTGATCGTGAACAGCACGCTGGGGCCGGGGACCACGATCATCAGGAACGTCAGCCCGGCGAACGCGAGAAAATCCCCGTTTGACACCGTTTCGCCGGCCTAGGGGTTTGTCGGTGCCCGGTGGTAGGAAATCCGCGTGCCCACGAAACCCGTCAAGATCGGCGCCGCGCAGCGTCGCGCCCGCCTCGGTGTCCGCCACCACCTCGCCACGGCGGGCCGCTCGCCGGAGGAGATCACCGCGAGCTTGCTCGCCCTGCACGCCACCGATCCGGCGACCGTGCACCTCACCGTCGCCGCCAGGTCGCGCGGAACCACCGCCGACACCGAGCGCGCGTTGTACGAAGACCGCTCGCTCGTCCGGATGCTCGGCATGCGGCGCACGGTGTTCGTCTTCGACGTCGAGACCGCCGGGATCGTGCAGGCCGCGTGCACCGACGACATCGCGGTGAAGGAGCATCGCCAGCTCGTCAAACATCTCACCGAGGTGGGGCATCCGGAGCCGGTGGCCGACGCCGAAGCCTGGCTCGCCGACGTGGCGGAGTCGACGGCGCGGGCGCTCGCGAAGCGCGGTGAAGCGTTCGCGCAGGATCTCACCGAGGACGAACCGAGGCTGAAGCAGCAGCTGCGCATGGCGCCGGGAAAGCCGTACGAAGCGATCGGCGCGATCACCAGCCGGGTGATGTTCCTGCTCGCCGCCACCGGCAGGGCCGTGCGCGGCAGGCCGAGGGGGTCGTGGCTCAGCACGCAGTACCGGTGGTCGACGATCGAGGGCTGGCTCGGCTCCGCGTTGCCGGAGTGGCAGCCCGACGACGCCCGCGCCGAACTGGCGAAGCGCTGGTTACGCGCGTTCGGACCGGCGCCCGTTACCGATCTGCGCTGGTGGACTGGATGGACGGCGGGCCAGGTGAAGAAGGCCATCGCCCGGCTCGACGTGGTGGAAGCCGATCTGGACGGGCAGCAGGGGATCGCGCTCGCCGACGACGTCGAACCCGTCGCGGAGCAGTCGCCGTGGGTGGCGCTCCTGCCCGCGCTCGACCCGACGCCGATGGGCTGGTCGGACCGCGGCTGGTACCTCGGCGGGCACAAGGAGGCGCTGTTCGACCGCACCGGCAACATCGGGCCGAGCGTGTGGAGCGACGGCCGGATCGTCGGCGCGTGGGCGCAGCGGCCGGGCGGCGAGGTCGTGTTCCGGCTCCTGGCCGACGTCGGCGCCGAGGCCGAGGCGGCGATCGGGGCGGAGGCGGCCCGGCTCACCCGATGGTTGGGGGAGACCAGGGTGACACCGAAGTTCCGGACACCGCTGGAGCGCGAGCTGGCGTCGCCTTGATCGATTTCTTGATCGATTCTTGACCGGTGACGCGAGTGGTGGAAGTCTCGTCAGGTCAGTCAAGGAGCCGCAGGCCAGCACGCTAGGGTGGCCGCGAGTCCGCAGTCTTTCACCGGGGTCGTGCCCCGGTCGAGCACCAGAGGAGTGGCAGCAGTGACGGTTCGCGTAGGTGTGAACGGCTTCGGCCGGATCGGGCGCAACTTCTTCCGTGCCGTGCAGGCCGCTGGCCACGACATCGAGGTCGTCGCGTTCAACGACCTCGGCGACGTCGCGACCATGGCGCACCTGCTCAAGTACGACAGCATCCTGGGCCGCTTCCCGGAGGAGGTCTCCACCAGCGACGAGGGCATCGTCGTCGGCGGCAAGACCATCAAGGCGTTCGCCGAGCGCGACCCGGCGAACCTGCCCTGGGGCGACCTCGGCGTGGACGTCGTCGTCGAGTCGACCGGCTTCTTCACCAACGCCGACGCCGCGAAGGCGCACATCGCCGGTGGCGCGAAGAAGGTCATCATCTCCGCGCCGGCCAAGGGCGAGGACCTCACCGTCGTCCTCGGCGTGAACGACGACAAGTACGACGGCTCGCAGACGATCATCTCGAACGCCTCGTGCACGACCAACTGCCTCGGCCCGCTGGCCAAGGTCCTCAACGACGCCTTCGGCATCGAGCAGGGCCTGATGACCACGATCCACGCGTACACGCAGGACCAGAACCTGCAGGACGGGCCGCACAAGGACCTGCGCCGCGCCCGCGCCGCCGCGCTGAACGTGGTGCCCGCCTCGACCGGCGCCGCGAAGGCCATCGGCCTGGTGCTGCCGGAACTGCTCGGCAAGCTGGACGGCTACGCGCTGCGCGTCCCGGTGCCGACCGGCTCGGCCACCGACCTGACCGTGTCGCTGAAGAAGAGCGCCACGATCGACGAGATCAACGCCGCCTACAAGGCCGCCGCCGACGGCCCGCTCAAGGGCATCCTCCGCTACAGCACCGACCCGATCGTGTCCTCGGACATCGTCACCGACCCGGCCTCGTGCATCTACGACTCGCCGCTGACGAAGGTCATCGGCGACCAGGTCAAGGTCGTCGGCTGGTACGACAACGAGTGGGGCTACTCGAACCGCCTCGCGGACCTGGTGAAGCTCGTCGGCTCGAAGCTCTCCTGACCCGGAAGATGACTGTGCAGACTCTCGAAGACCTGCTTGGCGGGGACGTTTCGGGGCGGTTCGTGCTGGTGCGATCCGACCTGAACGTCCCCCTCGACGGGGACTCCATCACCGACGACGGCCGCGTGCGCGCCGCCCTGCCGACCATCAAGCGCCTCGCCGACGCGGGCGCGAAGGTCGTGGTGACCGCGCACCTCGGCCGCCCCAAGGGCGAGCCGGACCCGAAGTTCTCGCTGGCCCCGGTCGCCGAGCGGCTCGGCGAACTGCTCGGCGCCGAGGTCCCGCTCGCCGGTGACCTGGTGGGCGAGTCGGCGAAGAAGACCGTCGGCGGCCTGGCGAACGGTCAGGTCGCGCTGCTGGAGAACGTGCGCTTCGACGCGCGCGAGACCAGCAAGGACGCCGGTGAGCGCGAGGCGCTGGCCGCCGAACTGGCCGCGCTGGTGCCCGGTGGCGCCTTCGTGTCCGACGGGTTCGGCGTGGTGCACCGCAAGCAGGCGTCGGTCTACGACGTCGCGCGCGCACTGCCCGCCTACACCGGTGGGCTCGTGCTCGCCGAGCTCGAAGTGCTGAAGAAGCTGACCGACGACGTGGCGCGGCCGTACGCGGTCGTGCTCGGCGGCGCGAAGGTCTCGGACAAGCTCGGCGTGATCGCCAACCTGCTGACCAAGGTCGACCGCCTGCTCATCGGCGGCGGCATGGCGTACACCTTCCTCAAGGCGCAGGGCCACGAGGTCGGCCAGTCGCTGCTGCAGGCCGACCAGCTCGACCAGGTCAAGGGTTTTCTCGCCGAGGCGGAGAAGCGCGGGGTCGAACTCGTGCTGCCGGTCGACGTGCTCGCCGCGACGCGGTTCGCCGGGGACGCGGAGTTCGAGGTCGTCGACGCGACCGCGATCCCGGCCGATCGGCAGGGCCTCGACATCGGCCCGAAGAGCAGGGAACTGTTCGCGGGCAAGCTTTCCGACGCGAAGACGGTGTTCTGGAACGGCCCGATGGGCGTGTTCGAGTTCGAGGCCTTCGCCGGTGGCACCAAGGCGGTCGCCGAGGCGCTCGTGGCCAGCGACGCGTTCACCGTCGTCGGCGGCGGTGACTCCGCCGCCGCGGTGCGCCAGCTCGGCCTGCCGGAAGACGGCTTCTCGCACATCTCGACCGGTGGCGGCGCGTCGCTGGAGTACCTCGAGGGCAAGGAACTGCCGGGCGTTTCGGTGCTGGGAGAGGATTCCTGATGGCGCGCAAGGTGTTCATCGCGGGCAACTGGAAGATGAACAACAACCACATCGAGGCCATCGCGCTGGTGCAGAAGATCGCCTTCTCGCTGCCCGAGAAGTACTACGCGAAGGTCGACGTGGCGGTGCTGCCGCCGTTCACCGACATCCGCACGGTGCAGACGCTGACCGACGGCGACAAGCTCAAGCTCACCTACGGCGCGCAGGACCTGTCGCCGCACGACTCCGGTGCCTACACCGGGGACGTGTCCGGCCCGATGCTGGCGAAGCTGGGCTGCAGCTACGTCACGGTCGGGCACTCGGAGCGGCGCGAGTACCACGCCGAGGACGACGAGCTGGTCAACAAGAAGGTGCGGGCGGCCATCAAGCACGGCGTCGCCCCGATCCTGTGCGTCGGCGAGCAGCTCGAAGTCCGCGAGGCGGGGGAGCACATCGCGCACACCACGGCGCAGCTGCTGGCCGCGCTGAAGGGCCTCAAGGTCGAGCAGGTCAAGACCGTGGTCGTCGCCTACGAGCCGGTGTGGGCCATCGGCACCGGCCGGGTCGCGACCCCGTCGGACGCCGAGGAGGTGTGCGCCGCGCTGCGTGCCGCGCTCGCGGAGAAGTACGGCGCGGAGGTCGCGGACGAGGTCAGGGTGCTCTACGGCGGTTCGGTGAAGTCGGGCAATATCGGCGATCTGGTCAAATGCGACAACATCGACGGTGCCCTGGTCGGGGGAGCGAGCCTGGACGCCGACGAGTTCACCAAACTCTGCGCAATGGCAGCGGGTGGGCCGCTGCCCTGATCGGGGTGGCAACCGGTAATCTGACACCTCAGACCTTCGCGGACCCAGAGGACGAGATGAAGCTTTTCCTGCAGATCCTGTTGATCGTCACCAGTATCTTCCTGGTGGTCGCCGTGCTGCTGCACCGCGGCCGTGGTGGCGGTCTGTCGTCGTTGTTCGGTGGCGGTATGCAGTCGAGCCTCGCCGGCTCGAGTGTGGCCGAGAAGAACCTCGACCGCATCACGCTGCTGCTCGGCGCGGTTTGGCTGATCAGCATCGTGGGTCTCGGCCTGCTGTTGAAGGTCTGAGAAGGTCTGAGTACACCGGGCGTGCCTAATTGGGGGGTGCGCCGCCGATTCCACGGCCACGGCCGTGCAGGGCGCGAGTCGACGCGCGTCTTGAATCAGACACTGTGAGGATTCATGGTTGGCGGTAACGCGATTCGAGGCACCAGGGTCGGTGCCGGTCCTTCGGGTGAGTCGGAGCGCGGCGAGTCCGCTCCGCGCCGGCGGATTTCCTACTGGTGCGCCAACGGGCACGAGGCGCAGCCGTCGTTCGCGATGGATGCCGAAATTCCCGAGGAATGGGATTGCCCGCGGTGCGGTCTTCCCGGCGGGCAGGACGAGCAGAACCCACCCGCGGCGCCGAGGACCGAGCCCTACAAGACCCACCTCGCCTACGTGAAGGAACGCCGCAGCGACGCCGATGGCGAGGCCATTCTCGCCGAGGCGCTCGAACGCCTGCGGCAGCGTCGCGAGATCTGATTTCTCCGGCTCGACGCAGCTTTTCCGGTCAGGCGCGGCGTTTTCGGCTAGCCGAATGGGGGCCGGGTGGATTCTCGATCCGCCCGGCCCCCATTCGCGCTGCTCGCTTTCAGGTGGTGATGGGGTAGCGGGCGCGCACCTCGAACCCGCCGTCCTTGGTCGCCGCCGTCTCGAAGCTGCCGCCGAGCAGCCGCGCCCGCTCCGCCATCCCGGTCAGGCCGTAGCCGCCGGAGGGCAGGAACGTCGCGGGCTGTCGTGCCCCTTCGTTGCGGACTTCGACGCGGAGCGCACCCTCGTCACCGATCACCTGCACGATCGCCGTCGCGCCGGGGGCGTGCTTGTGCACGTTGGTCAGGCATTCCTGGACGGTCCGGTAGGCCGCCGCGGACACCTTGTTGGGCAGCGCGTCGGGGATCCGCTCGACGCTGAGCTGCACCGGTACATCGCATCCCCGGATGAGCTCCGACAGTTCGGTGACTCCTGGTTGAGGTCCGTCGTCCTCCTGTCCAGACCTCAACACTCCAACGAGTGAGCGCAGTTCTTCGAGCGTCCTGGTGCTCAATTGCCGGATGATCTGCGCGGTTTGCTTCGCCTCCGGAGACGTGCCCGCCGCGTCCGCGTTCGCCAGGATGCCCGCCTGCATCGCGATCAGCGTGATGTCGTGGGACACCACGTCGTGCATCTCGCGGGCCAGCCGCGCCCGCTCCTCCGCGCGCACCGCGTCGGCGTGCAGCCGCCGCTCGCGGACCCGGCTCGTGGCCAGCTCGGCGAGCCGCTGGGACAGTTCCGACCTGGCACAGATCAGCAGGCCGAGCGCCACCGGCATACCGGCGACGAGCACGCCGTAGATCGCGTCGAGCACGTGCGCGCGCCAGCTCATGTCGGCGAAGTCGGTGAGCGGCCACTTCACGAAGCGGCACATCCACACCAGGCCCGCGCCCGCCCAGGTCTGCCAGTGGAACTGCTTCCGGGTGGCGAGCATGCCGAGCGCGATCATCGCCGCGAGCTGCGACCAGCCGGTCAGGAAACCGGGCACGGTCGCGATCACGCCCACGAACGGCAGCCAGCGCCCCAGCGGGAGCGCGAGGCAGGCCGCCGCGGAGAGCACGATCGAGTACCCCGGCGCGTTCTTCGGCATCCCGAGCCACACGTCGAGCACCGCGATCATGATCGCGAAGATGATGAGGAGCAACGGCGTCATGCGCTGCCGGACCGCGTCGAGCAGCGTCGTTCTGTTCCGGTGGCGTATCCGGCCGGCCACCCCCGCGCCGGGGCGGCCGACTGAGATTCCGGGTATGGAGAGTCCCTCTGTGCTCATCACTGGACCTCACT is part of the Amycolatopsis sp. CA-230715 genome and encodes:
- a CDS encoding YybH family protein — encoded protein: MPSKLDIVFGPAAENRLHEATEPGFGGALAALESFYFAFNHRDLAAFGRVWTDDPLAQLNNPLGGILRGGQAITELYDKVFHGHAKVTVTFSDVVAYHDEHHAIFAGRETGEYTVDGGAPVPLAIRTSRYFRYENGRWAQFHHHGSIDDAAALAAYQDAVSSPA
- a CDS encoding ArsR/SmtB family transcription factor, giving the protein MSLQDALTAVADPVRRTILRALDGQPDWSKACGTFDLPVTKATRSHHFAVLRAAGLVEQRDEGPRRLNRLRRKEFDVAFPGLLALALREER
- a CDS encoding winged helix DNA-binding domain-containing protein; this translates as MPTKPVKIGAAQRRARLGVRHHLATAGRSPEEITASLLALHATDPATVHLTVAARSRGTTADTERALYEDRSLVRMLGMRRTVFVFDVETAGIVQAACTDDIAVKEHRQLVKHLTEVGHPEPVADAEAWLADVAESTARALAKRGEAFAQDLTEDEPRLKQQLRMAPGKPYEAIGAITSRVMFLLAATGRAVRGRPRGSWLSTQYRWSTIEGWLGSALPEWQPDDARAELAKRWLRAFGPAPVTDLRWWTGWTAGQVKKAIARLDVVEADLDGQQGIALADDVEPVAEQSPWVALLPALDPTPMGWSDRGWYLGGHKEALFDRTGNIGPSVWSDGRIVGAWAQRPGGEVVFRLLADVGAEAEAAIGAEAARLTRWLGETRVTPKFRTPLERELASP
- the gap gene encoding type I glyceraldehyde-3-phosphate dehydrogenase, which encodes MTVRVGVNGFGRIGRNFFRAVQAAGHDIEVVAFNDLGDVATMAHLLKYDSILGRFPEEVSTSDEGIVVGGKTIKAFAERDPANLPWGDLGVDVVVESTGFFTNADAAKAHIAGGAKKVIISAPAKGEDLTVVLGVNDDKYDGSQTIISNASCTTNCLGPLAKVLNDAFGIEQGLMTTIHAYTQDQNLQDGPHKDLRRARAAALNVVPASTGAAKAIGLVLPELLGKLDGYALRVPVPTGSATDLTVSLKKSATIDEINAAYKAAADGPLKGILRYSTDPIVSSDIVTDPASCIYDSPLTKVIGDQVKVVGWYDNEWGYSNRLADLVKLVGSKLS
- a CDS encoding phosphoglycerate kinase, encoding MQTLEDLLGGDVSGRFVLVRSDLNVPLDGDSITDDGRVRAALPTIKRLADAGAKVVVTAHLGRPKGEPDPKFSLAPVAERLGELLGAEVPLAGDLVGESAKKTVGGLANGQVALLENVRFDARETSKDAGEREALAAELAALVPGGAFVSDGFGVVHRKQASVYDVARALPAYTGGLVLAELEVLKKLTDDVARPYAVVLGGAKVSDKLGVIANLLTKVDRLLIGGGMAYTFLKAQGHEVGQSLLQADQLDQVKGFLAEAEKRGVELVLPVDVLAATRFAGDAEFEVVDATAIPADRQGLDIGPKSRELFAGKLSDAKTVFWNGPMGVFEFEAFAGGTKAVAEALVASDAFTVVGGGDSAAAVRQLGLPEDGFSHISTGGGASLEYLEGKELPGVSVLGEDS
- the tpiA gene encoding triose-phosphate isomerase, which codes for MARKVFIAGNWKMNNNHIEAIALVQKIAFSLPEKYYAKVDVAVLPPFTDIRTVQTLTDGDKLKLTYGAQDLSPHDSGAYTGDVSGPMLAKLGCSYVTVGHSERREYHAEDDELVNKKVRAAIKHGVAPILCVGEQLEVREAGEHIAHTTAQLLAALKGLKVEQVKTVVVAYEPVWAIGTGRVATPSDAEEVCAALRAALAEKYGAEVADEVRVLYGGSVKSGNIGDLVKCDNIDGALVGGASLDADEFTKLCAMAAGGPLP
- the secG gene encoding preprotein translocase subunit SecG translates to MKLFLQILLIVTSIFLVVAVLLHRGRGGGLSSLFGGGMQSSLAGSSVAEKNLDRITLLLGAVWLISIVGLGLLLKV
- a CDS encoding RNA polymerase-binding protein RbpA; protein product: MVGGNAIRGTRVGAGPSGESERGESAPRRRISYWCANGHEAQPSFAMDAEIPEEWDCPRCGLPGGQDEQNPPAAPRTEPYKTHLAYVKERRSDADGEAILAEALERLRQRREI
- a CDS encoding sensor histidine kinase, translating into MSTEGLSIPGISVGRPGAGVAGRIRHRNRTTLLDAVRQRMTPLLLIIFAIMIAVLDVWLGMPKNAPGYSIVLSAAACLALPLGRWLPFVGVIATVPGFLTGWSQLAAMIALGMLATRKQFHWQTWAGAGLVWMCRFVKWPLTDFADMSWRAHVLDAIYGVLVAGMPVALGLLICARSELSQRLAELATSRVRERRLHADAVRAEERARLAREMHDVVSHDITLIAMQAGILANADAAGTSPEAKQTAQIIRQLSTRTLEELRSLVGVLRSGQEDDGPQPGVTELSELIRGCDVPVQLSVERIPDALPNKVSAAAYRTVQECLTNVHKHAPGATAIVQVIGDEGALRVEVRNEGARQPATFLPSGGYGLTGMAERARLLGGSFETAATKDGGFEVRARYPITT